One part of the Paraglaciecola sp. L3A3 genome encodes these proteins:
- the udk gene encoding uridine kinase, giving the protein MSTPLIIAISGASGSGKSLFTENLLKEFSEEGKSVQILREDHYYRAQDNLAMSDREKTNYDHPKAFEHELLVKHLAALKKWQSIEYPHYCYKTHTRLDQTETLISAPVIIIEGIMLLANDALQHMFDIKIFVDTPLDICLLRRMKRDIAERGRTLDSVANQYESTVKPMYHQFIAPSRFTADVIVTQGGENKIALDVIKSHIQQTLL; this is encoded by the coding sequence ATGTCGACCCCGTTAATAATTGCAATTTCAGGTGCATCAGGCTCTGGTAAATCTTTATTTACTGAAAATCTATTAAAAGAGTTTTCTGAAGAAGGTAAATCGGTACAGATTTTACGAGAAGATCATTATTATCGCGCTCAAGATAACTTAGCTATGTCTGACCGTGAAAAAACCAATTATGATCACCCTAAAGCTTTTGAACATGAACTACTGGTCAAACATTTAGCCGCTTTAAAAAAATGGCAATCAATTGAATATCCTCACTACTGTTACAAAACCCACACTAGACTTGACCAAACAGAAACATTAATCTCTGCGCCTGTCATTATTATCGAAGGTATAATGTTGTTAGCCAATGATGCTCTACAACATATGTTTGATATTAAAATATTTGTTGATACCCCTTTAGATATTTGCCTGTTACGAAGAATGAAACGAGACATAGCAGAAAGAGGACGAACTCTAGACTCGGTTGCCAATCAATATGAATCTACAGTTAAACCTATGTACCACCAGTTTATTGCTCCTAGTCGGTTCACAGCGGATGTAATTGTCACTCAAGGTGGCGAAAACAAAATTGCTTTAGATGTCATTAAATCTCACATACAACAAACTTTGTTGTAA
- a CDS encoding NupC/NupG family nucleoside CNT transporter, whose amino-acid sequence MVSLIGVALMLLIAYAASVHRKSINWRTVGGAFAIQASVGALVLYFPPGIQFLLALTGYVENIIGYSQDGINFIFGDLGNKSIGFIFAFNVLPVIIFFSSLITVLYHLKIMNIIITGIGGALQKLLKTSRPESMSAAANIFVGQTEAPLVIKPYIPNLTRSELFAVMVGGLASIAGSVMAGYAGMGVEIKYLLAASFMAAPGGLLMAKIIIPETEEYKNELTEEASKENEYANVFDAAASGAASGLKLAVNVGAMLLAFIGLIALLNGLIGWAGGLFGAEELSFQVILGYLFQPIAWTLGIPWEEANLAGSFIGQKMVVNEFVAYLDFLKYQEDLSPHSQAIIIFSLCGFANFSSIAILMGGIGALAPNRRQEIAQLGLKTVLAATLANLMSAALAGFYLSL is encoded by the coding sequence ATGGTTAGTTTAATTGGCGTGGCGCTCATGTTGTTAATTGCATATGCAGCATCAGTCCATAGAAAATCGATTAATTGGAGAACGGTTGGCGGCGCATTTGCCATTCAGGCCTCTGTAGGTGCGTTAGTATTATATTTCCCTCCTGGGATACAATTTTTATTGGCGTTAACAGGGTATGTAGAAAATATCATCGGCTACAGCCAAGATGGTATAAATTTCATTTTTGGTGATTTAGGCAACAAATCCATTGGTTTTATTTTTGCCTTTAATGTCTTGCCCGTTATTATATTTTTCTCATCTTTGATTACCGTTTTATACCACCTTAAAATAATGAATATTATTATTACTGGTATCGGTGGTGCTCTACAGAAGCTATTAAAAACTAGCCGTCCAGAATCTATGTCTGCTGCGGCAAATATTTTTGTGGGTCAAACTGAAGCACCTCTAGTCATTAAACCTTACATCCCAAATTTAACTCGCTCTGAATTATTTGCGGTTATGGTAGGAGGCTTAGCCTCCATAGCAGGTTCTGTAATGGCTGGGTATGCCGGTATGGGTGTCGAAATAAAATACCTTCTTGCCGCAAGTTTTATGGCGGCACCAGGTGGATTATTAATGGCCAAAATTATTATTCCTGAAACCGAAGAATATAAAAACGAGTTAACAGAAGAAGCTAGCAAAGAAAACGAATATGCCAATGTGTTTGATGCAGCCGCAAGTGGTGCAGCATCTGGACTCAAACTAGCAGTAAATGTAGGTGCAATGTTATTAGCTTTTATCGGGTTAATAGCATTATTAAATGGCTTAATTGGTTGGGCCGGCGGCTTATTTGGAGCTGAAGAACTCAGTTTCCAGGTTATACTTGGTTACTTATTCCAACCAATTGCGTGGACCTTAGGTATACCATGGGAAGAAGCTAACTTAGCAGGCAGCTTCATTGGCCAAAAAATGGTAGTAAATGAGTTTGTGGCTTATTTAGATTTTCTTAAGTACCAAGAAGATTTATCACCTCATAGTCAGGCGATCATTATTTTTTCTTTATGTGGTTTTGCCAACTTCTCATCTATCGCAATTTTAATGGGCGGAATAGGTGCTTTAGCACCCAATAGACGCCAAGAGATAGCTCAGTTAGGTTTAAAAACTGTATTAGCTGCAACATTAGCAAACCTAATGAGTGCGGCTCTCGCAGGTTTTTACCTTAGCTTGTAA
- a CDS encoding 2OG-Fe(II) oxygenase family protein, with protein MELIAVDYNAPDADKLFVESLHKTGFGVLKNHPISQQRVSSIYQHWQDFFNSNEKNDYAYDKKNHDGFFSTQVSETAKGFKKKDIKEYFHYYPWGRCPEALKQEISDYYRDTNTLASELLAWVEKYSPAEVSAKYSQMLSSMVTNSEQTLLRILHYPPLDGSEEPDAIRAAAHEDINLLTILPSANEPGLQVKGTGDSWIDVPCDFGNLIVNIGDMLQEASGGYFPSTTHRVINPQGSDQTKSRISLPLFLHPNPEVVLSDRYTAKSYLQERLRELGV; from the coding sequence ATGGAACTCATTGCAGTTGACTACAATGCCCCTGATGCAGACAAATTATTTGTTGAATCACTCCACAAAACTGGTTTTGGGGTATTAAAAAATCACCCTATCAGCCAACAAAGAGTGTCGAGTATTTATCAACACTGGCAAGATTTCTTTAATAGTAACGAAAAGAATGATTATGCCTACGATAAAAAAAACCATGACGGATTCTTTTCTACTCAAGTATCAGAAACAGCTAAGGGCTTTAAAAAGAAAGATATTAAAGAATATTTCCACTATTACCCTTGGGGTCGTTGTCCTGAGGCATTAAAACAGGAAATATCTGATTATTATCGCGACACGAATACTTTAGCATCAGAACTATTAGCTTGGGTTGAAAAGTATTCCCCTGCAGAAGTTTCAGCTAAATATTCACAAATGTTATCTAGCATGGTGACAAATAGTGAACAAACTTTACTACGCATTCTTCATTATCCGCCACTAGACGGTTCTGAAGAGCCTGATGCAATCCGCGCAGCTGCTCATGAAGATATTAATCTTTTAACTATCTTACCCTCAGCAAATGAACCTGGTTTGCAAGTAAAAGGCACTGGCGATTCTTGGATAGACGTGCCCTGTGATTTTGGCAATCTTATAGTCAATATAGGCGATATGCTGCAAGAAGCATCAGGTGGCTATTTCCCTTCCACTACACACAGAGTAATTAATCCACAAGGAAGTGATCAAACTAAATCACGGATTTCTTTACCGCTATTTTTGCATCCTAATCCAGAAGTTGTTTTGTCGGATAGATATACAGCTAAAAGTTATTTGCAAGAGCGTTTAAGAGAATTAGGCGTTTAA
- a CDS encoding tetratricopeptide repeat protein, which yields MKTALTRLLILTTSFILFVSCQSNINKTVSIDAPQFYDQGFAEAKHFKVESEQDIFYLDDEAKMFVHNLLEPIEEPTEQMATLVHAIFDRSEMNLLYRGDANTLASETFHNRAANCLSMSIMMYSLAKEAGFHVDFQEVMVPESWSRRNGYSLVNGHINLRLSTSAPKKVLALYNPSYQVDFDPQVSRVSLPKKIVNKDSVIAMFYNNKGADALINNHFHKAYNYFREALTLNPEFQPAWINMAILYRHMEYFEQAESAYEYALNIDPNNLTVLENLAYLYSVTDRKEQANDILLRVEQKRKRNPDYHLNLGEEQIERKNWNEALAHFRKALTLDRSRHEIYYGLAKVYLQIGEVQQVERYLKLARNNASTMQEKDVYQAKLVQLSSL from the coding sequence ATGAAAACTGCTCTAACAAGGTTATTAATCTTAACCACTAGCTTTATATTGTTTGTTTCTTGCCAATCAAACATCAATAAAACAGTCTCTATCGATGCTCCACAATTTTATGATCAAGGGTTTGCTGAAGCCAAACATTTTAAAGTGGAATCAGAACAAGATATTTTTTATCTAGATGATGAAGCAAAAATGTTTGTACATAATTTACTCGAACCAATTGAAGAGCCAACTGAACAAATGGCAACCTTGGTACATGCTATTTTTGATCGTTCTGAAATGAATTTATTGTATCGTGGTGATGCAAATACATTAGCAAGTGAGACATTTCACAATCGTGCCGCTAACTGTTTGTCTATGTCAATTATGATGTATTCGTTAGCCAAAGAAGCTGGATTTCATGTTGATTTCCAAGAAGTAATGGTTCCTGAATCTTGGTCTAGACGAAATGGTTATAGTTTAGTGAATGGGCATATTAATTTGCGTCTAAGCACCAGTGCACCTAAAAAAGTGTTGGCTCTTTACAACCCAAGTTATCAAGTAGACTTTGACCCACAAGTATCAAGAGTTTCATTACCAAAAAAGATTGTTAATAAAGACAGTGTTATCGCTATGTTTTATAACAATAAGGGCGCTGATGCTTTAATAAATAACCATTTTCATAAAGCTTATAACTACTTTCGAGAAGCTCTGACGTTGAATCCGGAATTTCAACCTGCGTGGATTAATATGGCAATTTTATATCGCCATATGGAATATTTCGAGCAAGCCGAAAGTGCTTATGAATATGCGCTAAATATTGATCCTAACAATTTGACTGTTTTAGAAAACTTAGCTTATTTGTATAGTGTTACTGATAGAAAAGAGCAGGCTAACGACATTCTTCTGCGTGTTGAACAGAAGCGTAAGAGAAACCCTGATTATCATTTAAATTTAGGTGAAGAACAGATAGAAAGAAAAAATTGGAATGAAGCCTTGGCCCATTTCAGAAAAGCATTAACTTTAGATCGTAGTAGGCATGAAATTTATTATGGTTTGGCAAAAGTATATTTGCAAATTGGCGAGGTACAACAAGTTGAACGTTACTTGAAACTAGCCAGAAATAACGCAAGTACCATGCAAGAGAAAGATGTTTATCAAGCTAAATTAGTGCAATTAAGTTCATTGTAA
- a CDS encoding 5'-methylthioadenosine/adenosylhomocysteine nucleosidase yields the protein MKVAILGAMDEEITLIRQSLKDCQEIQYNHLTAYVGLLGNVEITLIKCGIGKVAAAVSTVSVINHFNPDYVINTGSAGGFAAHLNIGDIVIANELRHHDADLTHFGYELGQNAGMPAQFTCDTKLAECASLAAKELKGLQIENGLICTGDSFIGSDEAAAVIRQNFPKVCAVEMEGVAIAQACYLLNTPFLVIRSLSDIAGKTSTVSFQTYLEQAAKNSAKLVIQTIEKMSQSANVA from the coding sequence ATGAAAGTTGCCATTTTAGGTGCCATGGACGAAGAAATAACACTGATCCGCCAATCATTAAAAGATTGCCAAGAAATTCAGTACAATCATTTAACCGCCTATGTTGGCCTTTTAGGTAATGTAGAAATCACTCTGATAAAATGTGGTATAGGTAAAGTAGCAGCTGCAGTTTCCACCGTTTCAGTTATCAATCACTTCAATCCAGATTACGTAATTAATACCGGCTCTGCAGGCGGGTTTGCCGCACATCTAAATATTGGTGATATTGTCATTGCCAACGAACTACGCCACCACGATGCTGATTTAACACACTTTGGTTATGAGTTAGGGCAAAATGCTGGCATGCCAGCGCAATTTACTTGTGATACAAAATTAGCTGAATGTGCATCTTTAGCAGCCAAAGAACTAAAAGGTTTACAAATCGAAAACGGCCTAATTTGTACTGGCGACTCTTTTATTGGCAGTGATGAAGCAGCTGCAGTTATACGTCAAAACTTTCCGAAGGTGTGCGCAGTTGAAATGGAAGGCGTGGCGATTGCACAAGCTTGTTATTTACTAAACACGCCATTTCTAGTGATTCGTTCTTTGTCTGACATAGCAGGTAAAACATCGACAGTCTCATTCCAAACGTATTTAGAACAGGCAGCTAAAAACTCAGCCAAGTTAGTGATACAAACTATCGAAAAAATGTCTCAATCTGCCAATGTTGCTTAA
- a CDS encoding cobalamin biosynthesis protein → MQALIEVLTSQFWLSYWTLLIIVVVEKNLSWPEKYHPLSLYKLFAIRMAKKVLPSADYSTQQQKISGALAAMVLLLPLIVIIAIFIYLSEYPMFFQGFLLLIALRFQYVLNISTKIANYLSADKKILARHTLQPIILRETDKLSPMGLAKANCETIVLRFSYQYCAVIFWFLLTGGVGAIIYRALYESSQCWNIKLKRFKHFGLIVNKLLRLLQWTPNFLVGLSLIIVSANFASLKVLKTKRSYFEQRFYLLNIAGTVLNIELGGPAFYENKKTRTEKCGGIRQVTLADILRTKNILNLSTYLWLTLCFLGYTFIFININ, encoded by the coding sequence ATGCAGGCACTAATTGAAGTATTAACTAGTCAATTTTGGTTATCTTATTGGACTTTACTAATCATAGTTGTAGTGGAAAAAAATCTTTCGTGGCCAGAAAAATATCACCCGCTAAGTTTATACAAATTATTTGCAATACGAATGGCAAAGAAGGTTCTGCCATCTGCAGATTACTCAACGCAGCAACAAAAAATATCAGGGGCTTTAGCAGCTATGGTTTTGTTATTGCCCTTGATTGTAATCATAGCAATATTTATTTATCTGTCTGAATACCCAATGTTCTTTCAAGGTTTTTTGTTATTGATCGCTCTACGTTTTCAATATGTTTTAAACATCAGCACTAAGATTGCCAACTATTTATCCGCAGATAAAAAGATCTTAGCAAGACATACTTTGCAACCTATTATCTTAAGAGAAACGGACAAGTTATCGCCAATGGGCCTTGCTAAAGCAAACTGCGAAACCATAGTATTAAGGTTCAGTTATCAATATTGTGCAGTCATTTTTTGGTTTCTATTAACTGGCGGCGTGGGTGCCATTATTTACCGGGCTTTATATGAGAGTTCACAATGTTGGAACATAAAGCTGAAGCGTTTTAAGCACTTTGGCTTAATAGTGAATAAATTACTTCGGCTTTTACAATGGACACCCAACTTTTTAGTCGGGTTAAGTTTGATAATAGTCTCTGCTAATTTTGCTAGTTTAAAAGTATTAAAAACTAAAAGAAGTTATTTTGAGCAACGCTTTTATCTGTTAAATATTGCAGGCACCGTTTTAAATATTGAGTTAGGCGGGCCTGCATTTTATGAAAATAAAAAAACTCGTACGGAAAAGTGTGGAGGTATTCGACAAGTTACTTTAGCGGATATTTTGCGTACTAAAAACATTTTAAATCTCAGCACCTATTTATGGCTGACATTGTGTTTTTTAGGCTATACATTTATATTCATTAACATCAATTAA